TGCAACACTACATGTAGTAAGATACATCAAAAGTCAACTTGATTTGGGACTGTTGATGAGCAGCAATAAATCAGGAAAGATCAGTGCTTATTGTGATGCTAATTGGGCATCATATGTGTTGTCCAGGAAGTCTGTGTCAGGTTTTGATATCAAAATTGGTAAATCTTTAGTTTCATGAAAATCAAAGGAACAATACTATATCAAGGAACTCAGTAGAAGCTGAGTACAGGAGCATGGCAATAATTATTGCAGAGCTAGTATGGTTACTAGGATTACTGTAGGAATTGGGAGCCAAAGTTGATCTACCTATAGAACTGTATTGTGAGAATAAAGCAGCAATACAAATTGCTTCAAATCCTATGTATCACGAATGCACAAAACACATAGAAATAAACTGTCATTTTATTAGAGAGAGACTGCAAGAAGGCACGATCAAAACTAAGTACATCACAAGGAAAGAACAGATGGCAGATGTCTTCACCAAAGCACTAAGGAAGTAGTTGCATAGTCTTATGTTGTTCAAGTTAGGGATGCTGGACATATTCCATCAcccaacttgagggggagtgtaGAAATGTGTAACTGAATGTACAGCTGGATTAGTCAGCTAGGTGGTTAGAGAGTTAGTTACAGAATTTAGTTTGTTAGTGTAGTTAGTTACAAATTAATTAAAGCAAATGATTGTTAGAACTTGTATATAAATAGTTGTACATGATCTAATGAGAAGCTAAGTCGATTACTTTTCTCATTCACCGTTTCATCCAAATTCTcctttctcttttctctctttcaaCTTCAATGGTTGTCATGTAGCTAGGATTCTAGCTTTCAACACCatcttaacaaaaattaaataaattattagtattagttaaaaatttaaaactaaagTATCACTATCCcccaacttaaaattattttttaaatttttttttaaaaaataatctaaaagaGTTCTTTTACCCTACTCCCTCCTCCATATACCCCTCGGTCCCCAACATCAACCCCCCTccagaaattatatttttaatatcttttataaaagttttataAAAAACTTCTTACCCCCACTCCTGGAACCACCCACCCCCTAACCCCCTCCCCTTCCATAAGAAAActagagaatttttttttatttctaaaaaaatttctaTCCCACCTCCTAAaggaattttataatttttttttgttttggatTAGATATATACAAAtgcttttaagaaaatattttctatttttatagagaatataacaaaaatgaaaattttcaaaactaaaaaattaaaaagaaaagaatttaaATGTTAAGCACGTGATATGagattaattatttgaatttgaaattatcTTTTGTTAAATGTTTGCCAAGGTGAAATTTTTTGTCTATGTAGAATagcatatgtttttttttaaaataaaaaagagagtgtattacacacatcaACACATATTAACTggggtgtgtttctcaaactaattaaagagtgatagtttaagtataaaactcacacttctaatagtttaaatatgaaactcaaaaaagaaaatactccctccgttttattttatatgagttaattTGATTTGACACGAAGTTTGAGAAAGAAATGGAgtcttttgaaatttatggtttaaaataattgataaatatttgtatgattataaatcatttcattaagagtaaatagatattttaaagtTACATTGTcacttaatataaaaatatatatatattttttggaatTGTCCAAAAATGATTAAGCTTTAAATAAAATCTTATTTAATTTACATACAGAGAAAAATTAGGTTCGAGCATACATTAGGAATAAAAACCTTCTTAGTAGTGAATGCTTTATCCAAAACATTTTGGGTGGAGTGAAATAGTGTAATTTGGAGTAAAGGCAAAATAGATTCTAGGTTCACTTCCTTTAAAGAATATTTGAAGATATAGTTATGTTtgaatatattcaaatataacTTCAAAAGTGAATTGCAaaacaaattttaatttattgactttgaaatatttataattaaacaCTAATTTTTATAGCGAAACGAATACTTAATTTGACCACTTGAAACATTTTAAATAGGTTGGTCCCATTCTTCACCGCCACCTACCGACCCGTTCATTTTATTTTCTCCCTACCTCAAGTTAATGCTTCTATGGACCACCACTTCTCTCTTTCAGGTTACAAATGATATTTTTTGCATGCGTTAATTAACAGAGGTTCGTTATCTAGATATAATAAAGTAAGTTCTAATTTCcttatttgtaattttttcttttgaggttaaatttaattaataataaataaccaCTAGACACTATCTGTGTACATATAAATTGgctaagaaaaaataattctatgcttatgttttatttcaaaattgtCCCGAGTATGAAGCTCAAATACACCAAAGCTGCTTATAATTGTGTGCTAGTACAAGATAATGATCTTTTAACTTTGACAATGATAGGTGTGAACCTCATGTTCAgctttgattatattatgataaGCTTTGATATATTATTGGGATTCTGCATCTTATATAAGAAtcccaataataataataaaatataagagGCAATGTGACTATGATACGAGCTGGCAGTGCCTATCCTTTTGGTATGTTGTCTGAATAGTTACTCTGCTTATAGCCTCCACGCCCACTCTCACACCCCCCTTGCTTTAACTCCTTTCCCATTTTCTGTCTCTTCTCTCAGCTCTCCAATCATTTCACTCACCAAACAACCTATTTATGTCAAGTCTTGAGCGTTATTAGCATCAATCTCAGCCTTTTCCCGCTGAGAGTATAGTTTTGCACGTATAAAAAATTGCTGACCATGTCTCTCCACATCTCCTCCATTGTATCCAGGTATATTTTGGTCCCAagattcttcttttcttgttcaCTACTTGAGGCATATTTAGAAATTCATTCAAATAGAGTGAGGGCTGATTCATCTTCTGTTTTTTCCCCCTTTCttgtttctctctctctctctctctacttATTGAAGACAACATCTAGCTTTGTCTAACAGAAATGGTAccaaaattattcaaattaataGTTCTCTGCTTATCCTCCAACTCATGTTTTACTTCTTATAGGCAGAAAGTTTTCACTTTGCAATCTTGCTTGCGAATATTATGAGGAGAATAAGATTATGATTCATATGTGGAGTGTAAACGGGGACCAGAATACAGTTTCCTTTAAGCCCTCCGGTTCATTTCTTTGTCTAATTTTGACATGAGACGAGGTCTTTTAAATCTTGAGGTCTTGTATTAAAAATGGGtagaatgtatcaaaatgttCTTTAATCTTCTATTCTTAAACATGTCAATGTGGAAAGTTATAATTATACAGTTATCAAAAAAGCATAGAGTAACTCTTTTTGAAACGAACTAACAAGGAAAGTAAGACGAACAAATTGAAATGGGGGAGTAGATACAAACTTGaataagttgtagttctttGTTGAATAAATTCAATTTAATTATACGTAGTGAAAAATGATgctactccctccgtcccaattTATTTATGTGGCGTACTTACTTTTTAAGTATGTCTCAAAAAGAATGTCAGAACTTCCTTTTCTACAAATAATTATTCTTTAGACTTCTTATTTCACCCTTAATAATATAGTTACAGAAATGATCAGTCAAATCGCCACATAAATTGGAATGGAGGGGAGTACTCTAGTCGTAAAGAGAAAGATGTTTGTGGTGTTATCTCCTTTAGCTTTCTCTAAATCCTTGCGAAAAATgtatattttcttgatattttgtGACTTTCTTTCCTCATGtctgaaaagaaagaaaataaggaaCAATGCTACTTGAAATCTGTTACTTTACTGATGTCAGGTCCTTCTTCATTTTTGTTACTAGGTACCTGAATTCTTGCAAGCTACACGAGGTCCTTCCCAATGCTGCTGTGCTATCTCAGCTATATAAGGTGGTCATCTTTTCAAATATCTAGTTACTCTCCTCTTATATACGACAATGAAAAACTGTATTTTAATTGAGCTAATTTCATTTTTCCAGTCCTCTTTCTTTCTGAATCTGTCCTTTAGTTCTTTCGAGCTATATGAGAGGGCTCATTTTATGTTCATGGCAAGTGAAATATTAGTGAATTGATGTGTAGCAATATAATGCTACACTTACATCTAATGATAAAATTTTACTGCAATACGATAATATCTATTTCGTAATATTGTGAACAGATTCTCTCGTGCTGTTAATAGTGTAAAAAGATTCTTCTTTTAAGGAATTAAATTAGACCAGGATCATTAAAAGTTTGGTCGCCTTTTAGCAGGCCAGTATGCAGGAGAACGTTCAAAAGAGGAGCACTCTAGTAGTTCCACTTGATGAGCTTGAAGATGATGACATGTTGCCTCTTGTCGATATATTGCTTAAGGTCCACCTTTTCAATGTTGATGCAGTAGACATACTTTCCACATCAAAATCGGTTGTGAATCAAGAATCTGTGGTGTCCTTAATGCGTGCAGTCAATTCAACACTCCGAATTGTTGATCTTCAGGATACACTATTTAGAAAGGATATCTTGTGGTATGTCCGAATACACTATTGTGTAAAGTGAAGATTGAATACCATTTTGTCTTTCTCATTTATCCTTCTCCAGTAACTGAAACCTGGAAAAGACTTTGAAAAAGAACCTAATTTTCTCCTAAATATAGGACAACTAGAAAAAGGTGAAATACATGTTTGCTCTTATAAAGTTGTGACTTTAATGTGCATAAGACGATAGATTGCATCTGCGGTTTGACACTATCAAGAAATGACAAATTGTCGAAAAGAGAGATCTGTAAGTTCACAATCATAACTTCTTTTTTTGAATTCTGGCCTCTGCAGGGATCTTTTTCAAGGTGGTTTGAATTGTCAATTGCTAAAGCTGAGGTCCACTGAGATTCAAAAGTTGAATATGGTTGGAAGCTTCAAGAAGTTACACACCCTTAACCTGGATTTTTGTTCTTCTCTCACTAGCTTAGAGAAGGATTGCTTTACTTGCATGCCAAAACTGATGCGCCTCTCCATGTGTGGGACTAGAATAGCTGATCTCTGGACAACTCATGCAGCTTTGTCTAGGCTTCCTTCTTTGACAGAACTGAGGTTTCAAAATTGCATTTGTTGCAAAGATACTGGGCCATGTCTTGCATCATCCAGTAAGATGACAAATCTTCCTGTTTCTGAAATAACTTAAATCAGGTTATTCACGTAAGGACTTTGACAGCAACAGTAGAATATTTAATCAGAAATGTGACTATAAATTTCATATGCAGATGGTGCTGGCAGTCCAGCTTCTGTTGTCAATTTTTTGATAAACGAGGACTCACTTAATGATTCAGCAGATAAAGTATCATATCATTTTGGAGGAATTCTTTCATCAGATCCCTCTTTTGTTGCAATAAGTGGAAGGGCAGATTTGCAACTTGAGGTCTATAACTTTGCTTTATGCTTGCAGTGGTTGACTAAAGTTCTTGTTTTTTATATCTCAGACATCTATATTCTTCAATATATTTATCAGGTTTCATTCGGTGATTTGCATGTTCAAGGGAGAGATGATTGTCCTGAGAATATAAACTTGAAACTGAGAGATACTTCAGTTGTTTCCAAGATGTATCTTTATTGTCATCCTTCACCAATCTGCTATGAGAAGCACTACAGGGAATACATGATTGCATCATTGCCTCATCTACGAGTTCTAGATAACTTTCATGTAAGAAAACTAGACAGAGAAATGGCAAATACTGTTTTCTCGCAGTACTATGAGTATCTTCCATACAAACGCCGGCAGAAAGAAAATGTTGCAGGTGTTTTACATATGCGTGAAACAGGTAGAGGTAATGCATACCACAACAAATCCTCTCGGATAAAGGAGGTAGATTCATGTAGGAAAAGTCCACATTTCTATTCAAGGTCCCTCTGTGCAGCCAAACTTGGTTCATCTGCTTCTCCTTCCCTGCACACAATGtctaataatagcaataatatcAAAGAAGGGAGCGAGAGCCTTCGACCAAGACAGTTCGAGTATCACCCCACTAATCCTAGTCTAATGGCTTTTGGAACTTTGGATGGggaggttgttgttgttaaccATGATGCTGGAAATATTTTCAGTTACATTCCACTCTTTGGGGTGACTAATAGCATCTTGGGCCTCTGTTGGCTTAACAAGAATCCATCTAAGGTATGCTGTTTTCTCAACTACTGCAACTAACATTATAGTTGCTTCATAGATCATATTAAGATTTACTCTTGAGGTCTTGCTCCTAGTTTTATGAAGACATTTTCAGATGGCAGATAAGGCTCCGATTGTTGAATTACATGCTGTAAATGTGAAGATTATCTGCCTTGTTTTTAATTTGATGCGTTCTAAAATACTGAGTTTTGGTTATTTTCCATCCTAAAAGTAGGATGACATTCATATTTTAGATAGTATAATGCTACAGAGCATAAGTTCTTCGAAAGCTCATTTCTACTGCATTGTAGTGTGCATTCCCACTATGAGACATGTCCCAACTCATTAGATTCTCCCTGAAAGTTTGTTGTTGTTCGACTTATGTGTATCCTCCTTCTTTCCTCAGCATGTCATCGAGCATGACTACATTGGGGTCAAACTTGTATAATATGAGTTCCATAATTTTGGCTGTATCCAAATTGTAGAAATAAAAGAGGGGAAGTGATAGATTAGAAATATAGAATAGATTGAGGTaccatatttgattgatataaGGTAGCTTGTGTAAACAATCTATATACTTGTCGTTTATTTCCTATTATAAGTGCATGAGTTCATCTTCCATCATTTGACTTTCTGATACCTTAATCTTTACTCACTCACATTGAAGCAGTGATGTAAGAATATATCAAAGCTGCACTTTTTGAGTGTGGTCACTATATCCAAATTCCTAGTAGTCTTTCTTTAAGTACTGTTTTCATTTTCTAAGGATCATGTAGAAGCCGAGTCTCTGTCCATTTGTTGATGTGTTCATGATGATCATAAGAGATTTTAACAGCATAAGTAAAAGTATGCAGAGACACCTAgctgaaaaaaaaatcataaatcacaTGCAAGTAAAAGGTTTTCTGAGACTTACTCCTAGCTGAACGTGAAATTACGTGATGTCTAATTATTAAAACTCTTATTTCCTCGCAAACTAATATGCTCGAAAAGCTAGTTCCTTCTATTCTGCTGTGTCGATTGATCTTATAAGGTGGATTTTCTGCTAAAAGTCATGACATCCCCGATGTATATAACCAAAACATATGTACTAAtgttttccatttttatttcatcaCTTTTTTTTTGGGAGCTGCTGATGAATTACACTTTGTTTTCACAAATCAGCTCCTTGCCGGTTCTGACAGTGGCTCTTTGAGATTGTATGACATCAGTGACACATTGCAAAAGGCAGAGAGTAGCTGTAGCAGTTCCGGCCCTGTTGTGTTTGATAAATTTGAACAGTTGACTTCACTTCATGTTAATTCTACGGATGATCAGTTTCTTACAAGTGGTTATTCGAAGAAAGTTGCTATATATGATATTTGTAGTGGCAAGCGCTTGCATTTGTTCAGTGATATGCACAAAGAACCCATTAATGTGGCGAAATTTGCACATTACTCTCCAAACCTGCTAGTCACTTCATCATTTGATCGTGATGTCAAATTGTGGGATTTAAGACAGACACCAAATCAACCCTGCTATACAACCTCGAGCTCAAGGGGAAACGTGATGGTTTGCTTCTCTCCAGATGACCTGTATCTGCTGGTATCGGCTGTAGACAATGAGGTACCTTGATCAATACAACATATtatgttagtaaactgtattgaaaaatattaaacagtaacaataacttctgaaagtaataaaaaaaaaacaaaatctggaatgaatctgaaaataataacagtatataaaaaattattgtaagaacaaaatcgagcccactgaatacacagtgtgtccttaaggaaattattcccctcaaagtacccgaggttttggaatctttccttcCACGAtggaacgatttactcaccaaagtagaggtactgcaaatctttggtgactgcgaaccatTTGAAGgctgtatatcacacgagttttaggaagtacagaaagaagaagaagatgttttTTCAGAAATTTCGTATGAAACGGATTAACAGCAACAACTCTGTCGGAATATAGCCGTTACAAACAGCAACAACTCTGTCGGAATGGCATCATCGCCGCCGACAGAACTTTTCAGGCCACCGGATCAGTCCAAAGAACTATACAATCTTCGACTAAGCAAAACTCTTCAAGAATCGTCTCAATCGGACATCCGAAGCCCCGGGAATATTGAAAAACCAGACGCGATCACTGAACGAGAAATCGTTTCTAGCTCCAATTCTGTGAATTGTTTTGATAAACCACCAATTGAGAATGTTAGAACAACATCTCAGCTACAACATATCCGAAAATCAAGCAATTTCAGCAAGGCAATCGAGAGAAATGAAGCCGCGACTGTCCAGCGAAACTCCGGCGAGTCGCCGACCAATCGGGATGTCTTTTGTATGCCCGCCGATGGTATTCAAGTTGGCGCACCACCTGGGGTTGGTTTCCCACCTCAGTGCGCCCCTCATAATAAAAGCCCAGCCCCAATAGATGACGGAGTCGCCGGCACTCTACTGTTGAACTTCGACGCCGGAGTTCCGGTGACATTCGAACTTCAAGACCAATGCCAAAGTGTAGAGGAGCTCAACACGAATACAACCATACAAAAATCTCCATCAAATTCATTACCAATCTTGTCAAATATCAGTTCAAAGGATTCAGGCGGCTGCAAGACTTCCGGCGACGGCGGCGTCACCACGAATGTCGacgaaaatataaattttccaATGGGTTTTGATCACGATGCAACGAAGAACACAGAAATCCCAAAAGACCCATTGAATTCACTCTCTAACGATTCGAATTTGGGAATTAGGGTTACGCTTCCACTGGCCAGAGGCGGCGAAACGGCGGGGCTCCGAACACGGGTTTCATAATTTGGATCGAAAGTAGGGGTCCAAACTTGAAACCGCATATAGACACCGTCAATGTACATACGCTTGTTATCTAAAATGGTGGCTCTATCAAGTTCGGAGCCCCGCCGCTTCGCCGCTTCGCCGCCTCCGGCCAGTGGAAGCGTAACCCTAATTCCCAAATTCGAATCGTTAGAGAGTGAATTCAATGGGTCTTTTGGGATTTCTGTGTTCTTCGTTGCATCCTGATCAAAACCCATtggaaaatttatattttcgtTGACATTCGTGGTGACGCCGCCGTCGACGGAAGTCTTGCAGCCGCCTGAATCCTTTGAACTGCTATTTGACAAGATTGGTAATGAATTTGATGGAGATTTTTGTATGGTTGTATTCGTGTTGAGCTCCTTTACACTTTGGCATTGGTCTTGAAGTTCGAATGTCACCGGAACTCCGGCGTCGAAGTTCAACAGTAGAGTGCCGGCGACTCCGTCATCTATTGGGGCTGGGCTTTTATTATGAGGGGCGCACTGAGGTGGGAAACCAACCCCAGGTGGTGCGCCAACTTGAATACCATCGGCGGGCGTACAAAAGACATCCCGATTGGCCGGTGACTCGCCGGAGTTTCGCTGGACAGTCGCGGCTTCATTTCTCTCGATTGCCTCGCTGAAATTGCTTGATTTTCGGATATGTTGTAGCTGAGATGTTGTTCTAAAATTCTCAATTGGTGGTTTATCAAAACAATTCACAGAATTGGAGCTAGAATCGATTTCTCGTTCAGTGATCGCGTCTGGTTTTTCAATATTCCCGGGGCTTCGGATGTCCGATTGAGACGATTCTTGAAGAGTTTTGCTTAGTCGAAGATTGTATAGTTCTTTGGACTGATCCGGTGGCCTGAAAAGTTCTGTCGGCAGCGATGATGCCATTCCGACAGAGTTGTTGCTGTTTGTAACGGCTATATTTTTGAGAGCGTATTTGTTTGAACCgccaatcataactttgtttgatctctttgaacctagttcttgggatctccagtttACTAGGTAGAGTTATCGCCATGATGACTagtcctaggccttaaccccattcccctcgatgatctttcaacagcctctctatataggccttttgttagtggatctgatacgttatctcttgactttacgtagtcaatagtgataacaccactagagagtagttgtctaacagtattgtgtcgcCGTCGAATGTAACGCGATTTTCCGTTATACATAACGCTTCCTGCCCTCCCTATTaccgcttggctatcacaatgtatacatatgggtgccaaaggtttgggccaaaatggaatatcttccaaaaaatttcggagccattcagcttcttcaccagccttgtctaaagctataaattcagactccattgtagagcgggcgatgcatgtctgttttgatgattttcaagacactgctcctccaccaacggtgaaaacatatccacttgtggatttaacttcagatgatccggtgatccagtttgcatcactatatccctcaattactgcgggatatttattataatgcaaagcatagttttgggtgtgtttcaaataccccaagactcgtttcattgccatccaatgagtttgattgggattattcatgaatcgactcaacttgctaataacacatgctatatctggtcgtgtacaattcataatatacatcaaacttcccaaaattcgtgcatagtccaattgtgagtcacttttaccttcattcttttgaagtgcaaaatttacatcaattggagtttttgcaacattgaaatttaaatacttgaacttatcaagtatgttttcaatataatgtgactgtgataatgctagaccttgtggagttttatggatcctaattcctaagatcaagtcagcaacccctaagtctttcatgtcaaatttgctagcaagcatacgcttcgtagcatttaCATCGGCAAtttctttactcattatcaacatgtcatcaacatataaacaaacaatgacttcatgatttggagtatttttaatgtaaacacatttgtcacactcattaatcttaaatccatttgccaacattgtttggtcaaatttcgcatgccattgtttaggtgcttgtttaagtctataaagtgacttaacaagtttgcacactttcctttctttacctggaactacgaaaccctcaggttgttccatgtaaatttcttcctccaattctccatttaagaaagccgtcttaacatccatttgatggatttcaagaccatatacagctgcaagtgccactaacacccgaataaatgttatccttgttaccggcgagtatgtgtcaaagtaatcaaggccttctttttgtctataacctttgaccacaagtcttgccttatatttatcaatagtgccatcaactttcattttccttttaaatatccattttgatcctaaaggtttatttccaggaggaagatcaaccaatttccatgtatggttatttaaaattgattgaatctcactattgattgcctctttccaaaatgctgaatcagaagaagacattgcagctttaaatgtttgaggctcattttcaagcaagaatgtcacaaaatctggtccaaaggaagtagatatcctttgacgtttgctacgccttggatcctcttcggttggtttactttcctttggtTCTACTCgtggtcgtttagatctttcacttgaggaaTCACATTTAGTTTTAtaaggataaatatttttaaggaattcagcattatctgattcaattaccgtattaacattaatttcaggattgtccgatttgtgaaccaaaaatcgacaagctttgctgtttgtagcatagccaataaaaacacaatccacggtctttggtctgatttttacccttttgggcaatGGAACTTtgacctttgctaaacacccccacactttgaaatatttcaagttgggttttcttcctttccatagttcatatggaatagtttgtgttttgcattggggtactctgttgagtattcgattagctgtaaggatagcttccccccacaagttctgcggtaaacatgaacttattaataaagcatttatcatttcttttaatgttcggttTTTCCTTTCCGCAATTCCATTTGTTTGTGGTGTGTAGGGGCAgtaatttgatgaataattccatattctaaacatatctcttcaaaaggagattcgtattctccacccctattacttctaatcatttttatctttttattcaattgattttccacttcattcttgtattgcttaaatgcatcaattgattcatccttactattaagcaaatacacataacaatatctagtgcaatcgtcaataaaagttataaaatacttcttcccaccacgagttggtgtagacttcatatcacaaatgtctgtgtgaatcaattctaagggactagaatttctttcaatagatttataaggatgcttagtatacttagattcaacacatacttgacattttaatttattgcaatcaaagttaggcaatatatttaagttaatcagttttcgcaaggttttatgattgacatgtcctaaacgtgaatgccataaattatttgactcaagtaagtaagaagaagcttgaactttattatcatcaacaaccattacatttagtttgaaaagaccctcagtgaggtagccttttcctagatacatttcattcttactgacaactactttgtctgaaactagaacacacttgaatccattcttgataagaagactggcagacaccaaattcttttgcatttctggaacatgataaactttgttcagcgtcaccaccttatcggatgtcattttcagaaatactcttccatatccttcaaccttagcagttgcagaatttcccatatagatcgtcgcatcaagtgctgcaggggaataagtagagaaggcttctcggactgtacacacatgcgaagtagctcccgaatcaagccaccattctttgggattacctactaggttgcattctgatagcattgcacacagatcatcgataccttctttattttccaccatattggcttgtccctttctcttgtcttttttcggaagacgacaatctggagctttgtggccaactttcccacaattataacaattgctcttgaactttttcttgttctgctcctgattcCTTCCAAAAGattgcttccttttcttattctttggagcaacatcttcaacgatgttcgctcccataattgttgaatttccaCGCGACTTCTTTTCTactgttttgttatcttcctcaatcttgagacgaatcacaagatcttccaacttcatttccttacgcttgtgctttagataatttttgaaatctctccacgaaggaggcaacttttctatcattgcagccacttgaaatgcttcattaactaccataccttcagcaataaggtaatgaaaaataagttgtagttcttgaacttgggttccaacagttctgctatctatcattttataatctaggaacttagcaaccacaatttgttttcaagcatgcgtcttcagtcttgtacttcttctcaagtgcatcccacaattctttagaagttttcacagcactgtagacattgtacaaatcatcatccaaagcacttagaATGTAGCCCTTGATAGAA
The sequence above is a segment of the Solanum dulcamara chromosome 11, daSolDulc1.2, whole genome shotgun sequence genome. Coding sequences within it:
- the LOC129873188 gene encoding protein DWD HYPERSENSITIVE TO UV-B 1-like isoform X3, with the protein product MSLHISSIVSRYLNSCKLHEVLPNAAVLSQLYKQASMQENVQKRSTLVVPLDELEDDDMLPLVDILLKVHLFNVDAVDILSTSKSVVNQESVVSLMRAVNSTLRIVDLQDTLFRKDILWDLFQGGLNCQLLKLRSTEIQKLNMVGSFKKLHTLNLDFCSSLTSLEKDCFTCMPKLMRLSMCGTRIADLWTTHAALSRLPSLTELRFQNCICCKDTGPCLASSNGAGSPASVVNFLINEDSLNDSADKVSYHFGGILSSDPSFVAISGRADLQLEVSFGDLHVQGRDDCPENINLKLRDTSVVSKMYLYCHPSPICYEKHYREYMIASLPHLRVLDNFHVRKLDREMANTVFSQYYEYLPYKRRQKENVAGVLHMRETGRGNAYHNKSSRIKEVDSCRKSPHFYSRSLCAAKLGSSASPSLHTMSNNSNNIKEGSESLRPRQFEYHPTNPSLMAFGTLDGEVVVVNHDAGNIFSYIPLFGVTNSILGLCWLNKNPSKLLAGSDSGSLRLYDISDTLQKAESSCSSSGPVVFDKFEQLTSLHVNSTDDQFLTSGYSKKVAIYDICSGKRLHLFSDMHKEPINVAKFAHYSPNLLVTSSFDRDVKLWDLRQTPNQPCYTTSSSRGNVMVCFSPDDLYLLVSAVDNEVKQLLSVDGRLHTDFGIASTGSAHNYTRSYYMNGRDYVISGSSDESVVRICCAQTGRRLRDYYLEHFHLAVLASYVRSSSRRDIISVNLLESGQYGDEYSKRGDFSSCYDHGG
- the LOC129873188 gene encoding protein DWD HYPERSENSITIVE TO UV-B 1-like isoform X2, which translates into the protein MSLHISSIVSRYLNSCKLHEVLPNAAVLSQLYKASMQENVQKRSTLVVPLDELEDDDMLPLVDILLKVHLFNVDAVDILSTSKSVVNQESVVSLMRAVNSTLRIVDLQDTLFRKDILWDLFQGGLNCQLLKLRSTEIQKLNMVGSFKKLHTLNLDFCSSLTSLEKDCFTCMPKLMRLSMCGTRIADLWTTHAALSRLPSLTELRFQNCICCKDTGPCLASSNGAGSPASVVNFLINEDSLNDSADKVSYHFGGILSSDPSFVAISGRADLQLEVSFGDLHVQGRDDCPENINLKLRDTSVVSKMYLYCHPSPICYEKHYREYMIASLPHLRVLDNFHVRKLDREMANTVFSQYYEYLPYKRRQKENVAGVLHMRETGRGNAYHNKSSRIKEVDSCRKSPHFYSRSLCAAKLGSSASPSLHTMSNNSNNIKEGSESLRPRQFEYHPTNPSLMAFGTLDGEVVVVNHDAGNIFSYIPLFGVTNSILGLCWLNKNPSKLLAGSDSGSLRLYDISDTLQKAESSCSSSGPVVFDKFEQLTSLHVNSTDDQFLTSGYSKKVAIYDICSGKRLHLFSDMHKEPINVAKFAHYSPNLLVTSSFDRDVKLWDLRQTPNQPCYTTSSSRGNVMVCFSPDDLYLLVSAVDNEVKQLLSVDGRLHTDFGIASTGSAHNYTRSYYMNGRDYVISGSSDESVVRICCAQTGRRLRDYYLEDHALESPILVQSLRSDPFRHFHLAVLASYVRSSSRRDIISVNLLESGQYGDEYSKRGDFSSCYDHGG